In the genome of Coffea eugenioides isolate CCC68of unplaced genomic scaffold, Ceug_1.0 ScVebR1_3126;HRSCAF=4279, whole genome shotgun sequence, the window gaactgggccctgcccttcgttaccgatcgtctcgagccagaagcggactcggtcgggcgatatggtgaccctagGTGTAAAagtggtatactcgagtattaccttaaattctggtggagcctgaccaacgtccaggaagggggtgaatgaaatgaatgaacgaacgagggttttacttgcaaaaatgcattttcaaatgattggagaaataaggggaaatgacaggagaacgaatgaacgaacgaacgaatggctccctgtgagctcgtatccttttaatgaatgtgttattatagCTCTCCATTGTAAATATTTCCTGAGTTATTGATGCTCTATGTTTAATGTAgtggattgattgtttgattatgtgtttggaacctcactgagcttttagctcatcccttttttttttgttttccttaacaggggaaggcgagcaaggacgagagctctgtatagactagcttggtctagctcTTGGTTtctgtaatggttctcgccctaatGCTTGGCACgagctggttgtatggtgaattgagaacctttgtatatttgatggttgtacttccttttgagatagcaatgtatataagttttgtttaagttttggatcgttgttatGTTTATTCTTATGGGTTTGTGCTGGTTTTGATTGAGGAtggaagtgaacgactgagtcctggcgagagttgggcaggcggttcgccgaaccctttggttcgccttagagggaggtggggctgtcacagttggtatcagagccaggttcgcgtggtctctgcgcggagtgagcctggattaagtggtgaataagtatgaaagattaagtgctcgttcgagcataagctctgaattgtgaatgttataggctttaAATCTTTTTCgtggtatctgaggatcatagataggtacgtcaggtaggaatctcgattgtagatagtttactcttggaactggccagctcgagatgtgaattgtcttatttcagattcttgtgcccgagtactccagagttgagacgGTGTTAAGTatttgagatttgcattttgggaccatgaataggctttgtctggctagaatgagtacaagaggtcaatggatatctagtttggatagtaagtgacgtgagagaccagacggggtATTTAACTGAGACTGGgacgatatcgcctttacttttgatttgcccttataacgttatgacatgacattggtttgagtatttgtgcatatgatcatctgtctaatttgatatGAATTTGTGTATTTGATCGTCTGTCTCTCGATAtctggtgtgttatgtgtgtacaTGTCTATTTGTGTATTGGTGTACTAGAATTTGATTACTTTCGTCCATTTACTGCATTTATTCACTAAATTATCtttttgggaaaagaaaaaaaaagagggggaaaatatatatggagggaagacgtagtcgcggacgtgatcgtggccgtgggactaagcgagTCCAAGAGCCAatagaagaaagggaaacaacagctgaaccagTACAAGGACCCAGGGTTGAAGCCagagaccaaatggcgacgacaattcaacaaatgacaaacattttagcgagattggtggaccaacaaggtcaaatgcccgtgaatcaaccccaaaaccctgaaataggagaagatcgggctcttgagaggtttgaaaagtttgcacctccaaaattcgttggagggcctgatccggatatcgctgaacagtggttagaggccatggtgaatatattcacagcTTTGAACTAAACTGAACAGAGACAAGTGAGCTTTGCAGTGTTTCAGTTTGAAGGGCCGGCTCGCgcatggtggaatgtgattagaGCAAAGTGGAAAAGAGAACGGACTGTATGGACGTGGGTGAACTttgtaagagaatttaacgagaagtacctcccacctttagtccaagaaaggagggatgatgaatttattggactacgccaggggaccttaagtgtggctgaatacgaaacgaaattcaccaaactatccaagtttgcttccgaattagtagccacggaaccgagaagagtgagacggtttatacagggattgaatttggaaattcaagaagctctagcggcggttcaagtgaatacgtttacagaggcccttgagaaagcccaacgaatcgagaacgcaaaggcacaggtaaaagcctcccaaacccGGAAAAGAAGTGCCGCGGCCAGTGTGGTTGAGGAACCGGGTGAATCGATAACACCCTCTAAAATGCGGAAAGTGAAACCGTTCACCCggccaccatggacattaggggcagTAGATGAAAGGTCTACAAAAGGGAGCCAAATCGGACCTGAggaaatttctcaagaaagccaaaagatggcttctcacttgacttgtggctactgtggaaatGCCAATCACACCAAGACCGATTGTTGGCGaaaagggcggaagtgtttgatttgcggaaatggagatcatcaagttagcaactgtccgagtaGACAGTCACGTGAAGGTAGTACTCCGCGACTGGATGGAACCAAATCAAAACAAGCGAACGAAAGAGGGAAACGAACTAGTGTACCGGCAAAAGCCTATGCGTTGGATaaccaaacagttccggactcgtctgaagcaactgaaggtaaaatttcgaggacgaaatttcttaagggggagagagtgtgaggaccgtAAATCTTCCttatttcataatatttttattttattttctcgcatgcattttcttcattataccctattatattgattttccagagatttttgagttttcaaatcattttcctagtttaagttagttcatattaaatttgaagtgtattatggatgtgggacccgctagtgtgctaagtgcaatatatttttgacaactcattggagttttgtattaagtgatattattttacaaggtgctaggagacaattagaggttagctagattaattagtatggagagacaagaagataagcttAAACATTAAAGGAGCCAAGTGTCATGAACCTATTGGGtgtggactttgaccaaaccttctttacctttactaaacatcaaaattgaccaaaatttccttcattcttttgCTTGCTTGGCCGAACCATAGAGcggagagaagagagaaaatatTGTTGGATATTGCTACTGCACTAGAGGAGAAGGAAAGTGCAATTAAGGCTGAGAATGATGCTGATGTTTCTGCAGCACGCAAAGCTGGATATGATGACTCACTAGTTTCTCGTTTACTTTTGAAGCCTGGGAAGGCAAGTACTGCTTGATTTTCCACAAGATAgtttccattttcatttttgtccTTCTGTTGTATGTGATCAATTCAACAACTGTTCTTTTTACAAGAATCCTATGATAGAAACCATCTCTTTCTTTCTACTCAACCACTTTCCAGATCGCAGCCCTTGCAAAATCAATTCGTACAATTGCAGATATGAAAGAACCCATCGGTCAAATATTGTCGAGAACTGAGGTGAGTTGCATTAATATTCCTGTAATTgagattttgttgctttttaaTCAAGAATTGAATTACATGCTTATCATTGCATGGAAAATATGTAGGAACCATGAGATATTTTGGTAACCTTAAGCTTTTAATTAGTGTTAATCTAATTTCTAGCTGAAATTTTCAGTGTCACGTGATTCAAATCTTATTTATCTCTTCCAAATATTGAGCTTGCAATGTCAGAGAAAGACAAATGGGCTAAACTGAATGCTAAAGAAATGTTGCAGAAATCACACAAAATGGGGGGAAAAAAGCACAAGAAAGTTGATTTGAGCCCTCGTATATGCTGGATATGCGATTTTGTCAGAACATAGATTCTGGATTTTTGCTGCTTGATCATGCTTTAATTTTGTTATACATCTCTTCTTTTGTAGCACCTATGAAATTGCATTTAGTTGCATTTAAAGTAGGCTGACTGCACTTCATGCAGCTTGCAGATGGACTTGTTTTAGAGAAGACATCATGTCCTTTGGGTGTCCTGTTGATTGTTTTTGAATCTCGACCTGATGCACTCGTTCAGGTAATTCACATACATCTTTTACAGGATCCTTTAGCTTATTTTTCATTCTGAATCTTTTCTTTTGGAGAAATGATAAGTATCTAAAGCATAATGTTACATGTATATGGCTTGTGGAAACAATAGAGGTGGTGTAGAGCTTGTATTAGGCAATTTTAGAGGAACAATTTGTTAAAACCAACAATGGATAAATTGGACAGTCAATGAGCCATGCCCGAGTGGCTGCTGTAATTGTGTCATACATGGATTTAATAGGTTGCTTGTGTCGCAAACTCATCACTATCTGGATTTGTACGGTTCTGGTCTCTTCATTCCCCTCTATCTAAGCTGAATTCTTTCATCATTCACTGTTCTTGTGAGCTGCAATCAAATTGCTTGATACAGATCCACTGACAACTGTTTAGAGTCATCAGctgagtttcatttacttggttattttatttaccATATTCTTCCATGAATTGATTATTTGTCAAATTGTGTGTGCAGATTGCTGCATTAGCAATTCGAAGTGGAAATGGACTCTTGTTGAAAGGAGGCAAAGAGGCTAATCGCTCAAATGCTATCCTTCACAAGGTCTGAGTTATAATCTGGCCATTTATGGACTTAATGTTCAGCTGCATTGTCATTTTGTTGAGTTGATTTCTTGATAAGCTTTCGATTAACCTCTGCAGATAATTACATCAGTCATCCCAGATACTGTTGGTAAAAAACTTATTGGGATTGTGACTTCAAGAGAGGAGATACCTGACCTTCTCAAGGTGAGAATGGAGAATGCTTGTTGATCTTTCCATTAGATATCTGTTCTAACATATTTAATCTATGACAGCTTGATGATGTGATAGATCTTGTCATACCTAGAGGCAGCAATTATCTGGTTTCACAAATCAAGAATACTACAAAAATTCCAGTTCTGGGTCATGCTGGTAGGGGGAAAAAACTAATGAATTTAGTAAAGAAATAGAATACAACTGGATATTCCACTGAATATATGGTTGCTGTCAGATGGAATTTGTCATGTTTACGTAGACAAGTCAGCTAATATGGACATGGCAAGGCATATTGTTGTGGATGCAAAGCTGGATTATCCTGCTGCCTGTAATGCTATGGTAAACTGAATCTCCGATCTTCTGTCCACTGAGGCCATTATGTTATTCATTGAACATTCTTAGATATAATAGAGCTTACTTAAAAATTACCTTCGTTGTTTTTATGCTGTAATATTTTGCTAATGCATCCTATGCTGCTTTCTTTGTAGGAAACACTTCTTGTGCACCAAGATCTGACAACTAGTACTGGGTTTCAGGAACTTCTTGTAGAATTGAAACACGAAGGTACTAGTTAATCTCAGTGAAGTTTCACCAACAATTTTAAATCCAACTAGGTTTTTTGTCCATTATCCTGGATTTTGTACCATAACCACAATGGTTGGTCTTGTGCTTGTTACACAATTGAAACTAAAATCCGCTATGCACAAAACGTCATTAGAAAGCATCTTCACTCGCTATGCACAAAAACTCATTAGAAAGCATCTTCACTTTAGGTGGAAGATTGGCCAATTGAAACTTCTTCCAGATTTTAGCAAACTCTGACTTTGTTTTTATCAACTCTAACTCATAAAAGTGAAGCAAAAGGAAaccaagaaaaaagagaaagctGGAAAACAGCCaagtacattttttttaaaggttTCTAACTTTGTGGCAGAAACCTCATGTGGCAACTATTGATTCTCTTCCGCCATCTTTGAGAGATTTGTGTTTGGTCGTATTGAATAAATAAACCATATTTAAGTAACTTTTCTGAGTATAAGTTGGTGATTGTTGGTGCTGTTCTGCCATTTTTTAGAAAGCTGTACTAGTTAGAAATCATTGCATAGATCTGTCCACAAAAGTTTCTTCTAGTTTTGAGATGATAACGTGCATTTCTATTTGTAATGGTGTTAATTTTGAGGAATGATGCatcatttttaaatgaaaaggGTAGATTTTAGTGTTTTTCTATAAAATGTGAATGAAAGACAAATgataagggggaaaaaaaaaagagtaagttTCACTGTGGTACATTTATGATTGCAGGAGTTAGTTTATATGGTGGACCGAGAGCAAGTTCTCTGTTCAACATTGCATTCGCAGACTCGTTTCACCATGAGTACAACTCTAAGGCTTGCACAATAGAAGTTGTGGATGATGTGCAAGATGCCATTGATCACATTCATAAGCATGGAAGGCATGTTTGTCACTTTTGGCCTAAAAAATGCAAGGTTGTGTAATACTGAGCTAtcactgatttttttttctttcccctgTTTCTTCTTTTCCTAGCAGTGGCCATACTGAATGTATTGTTACGGAGGATCAAGAAGTTGCTGAATATTTCTTACATCAAGTTGATAGGTAGATAAGTGGTATTTTTCGTTATGTAATATTCTACATTGGCTTGTAATATTTTCTGAGCAAATTAAGTAGTCTAAAAATGGTACCATTTTGGGATTGAGACTTTTTAAACTGACATTACGGGTTGTTGCTTCCTTCAGTGCTGCAGTTTTCCTTAATGCAAGCACACGCTTCTGCGATGGGGCGCGTTTTGGACTAGGGGCCGAGGTATGGACTTGGACTATTCATGGATATTATTTGAGTTTCGACAGGTTtgaatttattcattttttcttgTTGGATTAAGGTTGGCATAAGTACCAGCAAGATACATGCTCGAGGTCCAGTAGGAGTTGAAGGACTGCTAACAACAAGATGGTTTGTACTAGCTTCCCATGAAAATGGCATCTAGTTCTTTTATGTTTGTCTATGGCTGAGAAACTATAAAATCAAAATTCTCGATTTTAATCCTTTTGGAACATTGTGAAATGAAGGCATATActgattttttttcattttatattaTGGTTCTTAATCTCATGATTTTGTTGCATATTCAGGGTGCTTAGAGGTACCGGACAAGTTGTGAAGGGTGACAAAGGGGTTGATTACACCCACAAGAAGCTAGCCCTTGACTAAACAAGTCAGAATCTGAACATTTCGTGGAAATGATGCTTGAAATCCATCGAGATTTGTTGTAGTCCTCTTACCGCGGTCAAGGATGAAGTATAGTGGCAGAAAGTGATATACTTTTAGTTTGGTTTCATGTTTCTGAGAAATTTACTTTCAGAGCATTATTTAGAGAATATTGGAGAGCAAGAGCATTTTTCAGAGCATTATTTAGGTTGGTTTCATGTTTCTTTCTTGTACATGTTCTATTTAGACAAATCTCAAAGTCCTCCAAGGCTACTCGGGTCATCTCACGTATGTGTGGGTAGATCGAGCCTCCATTCTTGCAAAAAACAAAGGTTCGATTCCATATCCGCCTAACGGAGTTCTATTTAAACACTATTTAGAACTGTAGAGTGAGCTAAAGAATTACTAAAGTAAAACTTCGCAGTTGTACTCACATTTTATTCTAAATTTTCTGCTCTATGTTTCTGGATGAGATCAATAGatgttatgtattttttttaaattattattctaaATTTTCTACTCCATATTTCTGGAGTACGATATTTTCTGCAAGAATAGTTAGTTGTTTAGATGCTTGATATGAATTCCTCCATTAATGCTTGAAAGAAGAGgatcaaaaatccaaaaatttttgcTACTAACACAAGTTGGCTAGAAAACCTGggcattcaattttcaaattgtGTCTCCTCCGCAACAACCCCGGAATGTTCCAAATTATTTGCTTTAAGAAGATCTTTAAACAAGTTGAATTCTTGTACAAAGAAATCCTTCAACTTTGTCTTTGGCAAAGATGGCAACCTTCGTAGCATAAGAAAATTAGCAATACTCAAGGCTTTGGCTATGGGTACTGGTAAGTTAACCCCCCAGATGTCCGGTCAACCGCTAGCTCTCTTTTGTGGGGAGAACCAGCTAGCTCTGAGCTTGAATGGCATTTCATTAGCCCGGAACGCAATAGGAACAACAGATGGAGTTGCTTTCGAAACCATTGATGAGAATGCCATTTTCCTTTTGTCTCTTGCTTTtctgaggaggaggaggagaagaaaagattcAAGTCTTTTCTATAGCGTATAGGGTTTTACATGCGAAGGTTTTTATCCCTCCAAGGGGCAAGGCTTTTGCCTTGGAGATCAAGCAAAATATGCAGACGATGCTTTATTGAGTTTGTTTCCGACACAAATGCAAAATATTTAGGTAGGGCCTATTCATATACCATCAACCCAACCTTTACTTACAAATGCCTATCCCTAACTGATCCTTATATAATTTATAAAGTATcttttgttttgaaataaaaggTGAACGAAAAGATGATTAGCTATTTTTGAGAAtgcttttaaaaaataaatatggatCAACAGAATGTTGAGCCGATTTAGCAATTTTTTTCTGGGACAGAGAATAAATTGATATCATTTCATAAAAGTCGAAAGTAAACAGGTCAATGTAAAATCTTGCTCCATTAAACACAATGGTAGGTCAGCTTATAGCAAAACAAGTTAATAAAGAGCTATTCTCAGGAAAGAAGAGCATTTGTTGTTGCATTTCCAATCCGACTTTAGCTTTACATATCCTCCTAGTATACCTGGCAATTGGGCGGGTTGGACGGGTTTTGGGCGGGTTGATATTGGGTTTTTACTTAAATGGATTATACCCAACCCGTCCAACTTTAAATCGGgttaattttgggttgggtcaCATTGGGTCATCTCAAACccaagacccaaatatgaccaaatatattaattaatagattttgatacataaattctctcaaatatatttttgcatacaaaaaatttttttcacacacataaacacattttcacacACAAATAATTTTGGTCCTAGTTGAATATAGCATGAAAAAATGTTATACCAATATTAAATAAGATCCAATCACGCCTTAATTAAATTGAAACTTGATAAGAGAGATACAATTCTCAACCAATTAGTCAAATATCACTATCCAATCATTTGAGATTTGTACTTTTGGTTCCTTTAATTCATTATAAATAACCCTCACTTTGCCTTAACCATAAACAATTATTGTGGTTGAATATCAATCTGTCTTGTGATAAACCTTCAATGTAAGGgccaaaaagggaaaaaaaaaaagatcgaagaagaaaaaaattggacCCATGAATGATCTAATTGACAAATTTTAATTAATAATTGAGCAACTTATGAAAGCAATTAAAAATTTGCCTGCATATTTTGCTAGATATTTTAGGGACTAGTAAATGCTTAAAAACACGAGTTGCTAATAGAATCTCTCCATCCAAAAAATAACAATggaaaaaaatatgtatatgtACATTAACATGCAGTTGAACAGTAATCTTCACAATCCTAAAACCAATTAGTAAAGGAACAAGATGTGTATAGACTTGCAAGTCTGCTGtcttaaagggaaaaaaaaaaaacagcaagcCCGATGCAGTTGACAAGAATGTGCCAAAATGCTTAAAGTTCAGAAAACGGTGGTGGATTGAAAATTCCCAGACGAGAGGCCTCCATTGTTTTTTTAAGTTGGGTAATGGGTACCCAACTTAATTACCCAAACCGCCCAAAATATATGTGGGTTTTtattacccaacccaaaattaGCCCAACACCCAATTTATCCAACCCAACCTCTTAAGTTAGTGGGTGGGTTGGGTGGATTGTTGGGTTTTGGGTATAATTGCCACCTCTACCTCCTAGTTAATATTTGTGTGCGTAATGGTGGGTCAATTAAAATGCAGCAACTGAAGATCCATACGAGCGAACGTGGCtagtagaattttttttttttgggcaaaaataTAATGATATTAAATAACTAAGTTATAGGTACAAAAGGAGAAAAGCAAATTCTCCTAATGTCTTCTTCAACTGAACTACTCAGTTCAAGAAAAACATTTTCCAAGATTAATAAGTTTCCATCTCGCTGAGCACCCAGTTTTGCACGTTGATCTACAAGTCGATTTGCTTCTTGATAAGCATGTCTAAAGGGTGACTCTCAACAGACCAATGATGAGGAACCTATGGTTAGAGATGATGGCAAATCAGCAGATTTTATCAATTGCATCTATTTCTAGCTGAATATTTTGCAAGTCTAGAGATAGAGGCAAGGACCAGCCATCTCTTATGACCTTGAACATACCCTATTGGTAAAACAGGAAGGTATAAAATGTGAAACTTTTTTATTACCACCATTTTCAACTAAATGAATTAAACTTGATGCTAGCTAGATAATGCTCGTTTAATAGACTAGTTGAGGTAAATTGTGTTCGCGAGCATTAGAATACTATTGGTGGCTGTCCACATGAATAACCGAACCTACTATAATAATTAAACATAGCGATGGTTTATCAAACCAGTAATGGAATTTAGTTCTCTATTTTGTAGGTGCAGAGGCCCCATCCTGAGGCCtagacacgtggcagcccaggtATAGCCGAGCTGGGCCCCGGCCCCAGGCTCCTGGCGACCGCCCTGGGCCGCACCCCCGCTAGGGCTCCAGGGGGATCGGGAGACCGCCCCGCAGAGGTCGGAGGAGATCCCGCTCGGCGCGGGATTGAGATTATATCAGGAAGGTCCCggaacgtacggaggtcggactctGGCCCCGGTATAAATAGTGCTACACACCCATTGCCTAAGGTACGCTCACGATTCGGCTAATACACTCTGGCTAAGTTAATCCCCGTGAACCCTactcaccggaaaactaacttgaccgtcggagttcCCTTGGGGACCACCTCAGGGCCCCCCTTGTAAGTTCACTCCTTTCTGTTTTGCAGGCTTGGGGCGAGTTCTTCCATCAACACgccgagctcatcaggtcagctcggtcaggggaagttccgtgcttcttcagttggcgccgtctgtgggaaccgAAAGGTAATTGTTAGTGTTGATGGCGAGGACACGGTCCAAGCGAACAGTTGAAAGCACCGGAGCCGGGGCCGGGGAGGGGTCTCGTCGAGAGGAGAACGAAGCGGCCGGGGGCGCTGGGGGCTCGGCCCTCTTAGGAGACCGGAGACGGCAGATGCTCCAGTTCGTGACAGAGAATCTCCCCATGCTGGAGGATATAATCCGGCAGGCAAAAGGAGGAGAGGAGGCGGGGGGCGCACCAACTTCCAAAGCCcaggagaaggagaaggagaaggagtCGATCCCCGACCCTTCGGAGGATGGGTCACAGGACCAGCCCCCTAGGAGGAAACGACCGCGGACTCCCCCTCGTCACCGAGCTTCGGTGGTCGGGGATAGCGAGAGGTACTCCCACGACCGGTCCGTGGGGAGCCGACCAAGGGATCCCTCCCCACGAAAACCTACGCGAAATGGGCTCGCACGCTCCCCCGCCCGATCTGTTAGGAGCCGCCCGCGCGACCCACCCCAGTGGCAGCCCGTCCGGGATGAGCTCGAGCAGATCCTGCGACCACAACCGTACGGGGACAGCTACGCAGCCTCGCCCTTCACCCAGGAGATCGAGGACTACCCGCTACCCCGGAGGTTTAAAA includes:
- the LOC113757549 gene encoding delta-1-pyrroline-5-carboxylate synthase-like, with the protein product MRKVKPFTRPPWTLGAVDERAERREKILLDIATALEEKESAIKAENDADVSAARKAGYDDSLVSRLLLKPGKIAALAKSIRTIADMKEPIGQILSRTELADGLVLEKTSCPLGVLLIVFESRPDALVQIAALAIRSGNGLLLKGGKEANRSNAILHKIITSVIPDTVGKKLIGIVTSREEIPDLLKLDDVIDLVIPRGSNYLVSQIKNTTKIPVLGHADGICHVYVDKSANMDMARHIVVDAKLDYPAACNAMETLLVHQDLTTSTGFQELLVELKHEGVSLYGGPRASSLFNIAFADSFHHEYNSKACTIEVVDDVQDAIDHIHKHGSGHTECIVTEDQEVAEYFLHQVDSAAVFLNASTRFCDGARFGLGAEVGISTSKIHARGPVGVEGLLTTRWVLRGTGQVVKGDKGVDYTHKKLALD